The DNA window CTAAACAGGTCGTTGGCCTCGATATCTGGCGACTGCGCCTGGCCAAAAGCAATACCCAAATCCAACTGATCCTCCGCCAGCAACGCCTCGATTCTGTCCTGAGTCATTTCTTGAATACTTAGCGATATCCCCGGATAACGCCGATAAAAGGCATCGATAACCGGGCCAACCAGGTAGGCGCTAAAGGTCGGCGTCATTGCCAACCTCAGATTGCCACGCTCCAGCGTCGCCACATCATGGATCGCGCGCGCACCTTCGTCCAGATCCTGTAATGCCCGGCGGGCATAGCGCATCCAGGCCGCACCGGCATCGGTCAGGCGCACGGTTCGGCCACTGCGATCCAACAGCAGCGTACCCAGCGTTTCCTCCAGCTGTTTGATTTGCTGTGACAGCGTGGGCTGCGAAACGTGCAGCACTTCGGCAGCGCGTGTGAAGTTGCCCTGCTCGGCAACGGCCAGAAAATAACGAATATGTCGCAACAGCATAGCGCCCCTACTATTAGTAATGCCTATAGCTATCA is part of the Serratia quinivorans genome and encodes:
- the cynR_1 gene encoding Cyn operon transcriptional activator, with amino-acid sequence MLLRHIRYFLAVAEQGNFTRAAEVLHVSQPTLSQQIKQLEETLGTLLLDRSGRTVRLTDAGAAWMRYARRALQDLDEGARAIHDVATLERGNLRLAMTPTFSAYLVGPVIDAFYRRYPGISLSIQEMTQDRIEALLAEDQLDLGIAFGQAQSPDIEANDLFSESLNMVVGADHLLAQRQHPLTAEELERQPLALLSEDFATRQFIDGYCRQQSICPWVAVEANAIGAILEIVRRGQLATILPAAIAQADPQLRSVQLAVALPARRAVLLQRKSAYRSAASQAFVAVLHQQAFMSTHANPV